A DNA window from Allokutzneria albata contains the following coding sequences:
- a CDS encoding tachylectin-related carbohydrate-binding protein codes for MRFTALAAVTALGSALVFGGTATAAPKAKAAELLCNPPVQTLGVDPNGGLWLNRHEDPVGGEARWGQAQVLGGGWTGRTVAGPDGSVFALIKEGEIHRWRWNGTGWDAPPPGQAFDVIARGDWIKKFLTPEYRNRISFDNTGAMVTIEPGGELWRNPYNPQTRQWGPARLLSTGWDRYNAVVTSWDGAIFGRDAQGRLFRHHHNATSDRWIDEVGVEIGNGGWQQFTRLFSPGGGLIYGMTTSGQLKWHRVTDGKLDPRSGKVLISGWTAEADITAFTNQCFENTLSTPDAPQIAAKPNSRTNLFASRDGRIEHVFVDHQRSLFHLSQPNPGAEGEWKLVEGYDNFVGTPSLTENHDGSHQLIAQGADSDLRDSRRGGDWSPVGAGTGRMAGPATLVTPQPGQVAAVAIDAEGVLWGKLQNRANGVFSSWRRIRVPAEGAPVLSATAPTLQNVHYSTKPDTVRIIASDRSGKLFATEVYTDLRPLGDNGSKWTQLGTESGFTGQVSAITKGDGRADLVVRGADGQVYAMAEQNSGFAGQKWQAVPGLTVVGEPQAVHSPSGVVGIAARDAAGALYFTERKADGTFHPWERLASDAPASATDPSVARYRDNQVVLSFRDAQDEIWVTALTWGAQAPGGQKKANTGKATFTKIKKKR; via the coding sequence GTGAGGTTCACCGCTCTCGCGGCAGTGACCGCACTCGGCTCGGCGCTGGTCTTCGGCGGGACCGCCACGGCGGCGCCGAAGGCGAAGGCCGCCGAGCTGCTGTGCAACCCGCCCGTGCAGACGCTGGGCGTGGACCCCAACGGCGGGCTCTGGCTCAACCGCCACGAGGACCCGGTCGGCGGTGAGGCCCGCTGGGGCCAGGCGCAGGTGCTCGGCGGCGGCTGGACCGGCCGCACCGTCGCCGGGCCGGACGGCAGCGTCTTCGCGTTGATCAAGGAGGGCGAGATCCACCGGTGGCGGTGGAACGGGACCGGCTGGGACGCCCCGCCGCCCGGACAGGCCTTCGACGTCATCGCCCGCGGCGACTGGATCAAGAAGTTCCTGACGCCGGAGTACCGCAACCGGATCTCCTTCGACAACACCGGCGCGATGGTCACCATCGAGCCGGGCGGCGAGCTGTGGCGCAACCCGTACAACCCGCAGACGCGGCAGTGGGGCCCCGCACGGCTGCTCTCCACAGGCTGGGACCGCTACAACGCGGTCGTCACCTCGTGGGACGGCGCGATCTTCGGCCGGGACGCCCAGGGCAGGCTGTTCCGGCACCACCACAACGCCACCTCCGACCGTTGGATCGACGAGGTGGGCGTGGAGATCGGCAACGGCGGGTGGCAGCAGTTCACCCGCCTGTTCTCCCCCGGGGGCGGCCTGATCTACGGGATGACCACCTCGGGCCAGCTGAAGTGGCACCGGGTCACCGACGGCAAGCTGGACCCGCGCTCCGGCAAGGTGCTGATCTCGGGCTGGACGGCGGAGGCGGACATCACCGCGTTCACCAACCAGTGCTTCGAGAACACCCTCAGCACGCCGGACGCCCCGCAGATCGCGGCGAAGCCGAACTCGCGCACGAACCTCTTCGCCAGCCGCGACGGCCGGATCGAGCACGTGTTCGTCGACCACCAGCGGTCGCTGTTCCACCTCTCGCAGCCGAACCCGGGTGCCGAGGGCGAGTGGAAGCTCGTGGAGGGCTACGACAACTTCGTCGGCACGCCCTCGCTCACCGAGAACCACGACGGTTCGCACCAGTTGATCGCCCAGGGCGCGGACAGCGACCTGCGGGACAGCAGGCGCGGCGGCGACTGGTCCCCGGTGGGTGCGGGCACGGGCCGGATGGCCGGCCCGGCCACTCTGGTGACCCCGCAGCCCGGCCAGGTCGCCGCGGTCGCGATCGACGCCGAGGGTGTGCTGTGGGGCAAGCTGCAGAACCGCGCGAACGGCGTTTTCTCGTCGTGGCGCCGCATCCGCGTGCCCGCTGAGGGCGCTCCGGTGCTCAGCGCCACCGCGCCGACCCTGCAGAACGTGCACTACTCCACCAAGCCGGACACCGTCCGGATCATCGCGTCCGACCGGTCCGGGAAGCTGTTCGCCACGGAGGTCTACACCGACCTGCGTCCGTTGGGGGACAACGGTTCCAAGTGGACGCAGCTCGGCACCGAGAGCGGCTTCACCGGCCAGGTCTCGGCGATCACCAAGGGCGACGGCCGGGCCGATCTCGTGGTGCGCGGTGCGGACGGCCAGGTGTACGCGATGGCCGAGCAGAACAGCGGTTTCGCCGGCCAGAAGTGGCAGGCGGTCCCGGGGCTGACCGTTGTCGGTGAGCCGCAGGCCGTGCACAGCCCGAGCGGTGTGGTCGGTATCGCCGCGCGGGACGCGGCGGGCGCGCTGTACTTCACCGAGCGCAAGGCCGACGGCACGTTCCACCCGTGGGAGCGGCTGGCGTCCGACGCCCCCGCCTCCGCGACCGACCCGAGCGTCGCGCGCTACCGCGACAACCAGGTCGTGCTGTCCTTCCGGGACGCCCAGGACGAGATCTGGGTGACCGCGCTGACCTGGGGCGCGCAGGCCCCGGGCGGTCAGAAGAAGGCGAACACCGGGAAGGCGACCTTTACCAAGATCAAGAAGAAGCGCTGA